In Anomaloglossus baeobatrachus isolate aAnoBae1 chromosome 3, aAnoBae1.hap1, whole genome shotgun sequence, one genomic interval encodes:
- the C3H6orf120 gene encoding UPF0669 protein C6orf120 homolog isoform X2, with protein MVTHLEKGILTLFVLSTLAYVECFTDDEIPDEWMLLHVVQGQIFGGNYSYLRLSHEGRIILKMKSLKGDADIYISTLVLSPTFDEYELQSTTCGLDVLIIPDNFNRPVGIGIYGHPFYLESEFELKVYYDRTIQEDPFAEASYDPEQLEASHKPQKQAPQDTSQEEESMLRTILIGILKIVLEILF; from the coding sequence ATGGTGACCCACTTGGAAAAAGGCATTCTGACACTATTTGTATTGAGTACTTTAGCCTACGTTGAATGTTTCACAGATGATGAAATACCAGATGAGTGGATGCTCCTACATGTGGTCCAGGGACAAATATTTGGTGGAAACTACAGTTACTTGAGACTTAGCCATGAAGGAAGGATAATCCTAAAGATGAAAAGCCTGAAAGGTGATGCAGATATTTATATTTCTACTTTAGTCCTTAGTCCCACTTTTGATGAATACGAGCTCCAATCTACAACATGTGGCCTGGATGTACTAATAATCCCAGATAATTTCAACCGCCCAGTGGGAATTGGAATCTATGGCCATCCATTTTATCTTGAAAGTGAATTTGAATTGAAAGTTTATTATGATAGAACTATACAAGAGGATCCATTTGCTGAAGCGTCTTATGATCCCGAGCAACTTGAGGCAAGTCACAAACCACAAAAGCAAGCCCCACAGGATACATCTCAGGAAGAGGAATCTATGCTACGGACTATATTAATAGGAATTCTCAAGATTGTTCTAGAGATACTTTTCTAA